A genomic stretch from Desulfatitalea tepidiphila includes:
- a CDS encoding amidohydrolase, with the protein MNPSHALTDDDQMLAELKNLRRMFHQRPEIGFHEFWTTAKICEYLSRLNCTLFYGDSLYRDFPEPELLSQWTDNRTDRAGEDQQTQSWIDQLNGRTGVVAWIEGGEPGPTFGFRFDIDGLPIAESTEKTHRPFSQGFHAINGNMHACGHDGHMAMGLVLARLLVEQAPQLQGNYYLFFQPAEEAIFGGKIFSKLPFVKKIDYFFAIHIGLIPSRNVICGLSFLADKRYQVTFRGRSAHAGAEPEAGRNALLAACVAVTQLYALSRHSQGASRINVGGFSAENAANIIADKARFELDLRGETNAICDYLDRRAREMIRGAAQMHALKADMTFVADAETAVNSPELIQEVKKACLDIGIEEEAIVDRFLVSGSEDATFIMNEVLRNGGLATYIGLCSPTYGGHHNETFDFDEDLLTRGVRLLYQLANNMMDKPA; encoded by the coding sequence ATGAACCCATCGCACGCCTTGACGGATGACGATCAAATGCTCGCCGAATTGAAAAACCTTCGGCGCATGTTTCACCAACGGCCGGAAATCGGATTTCATGAATTCTGGACGACCGCAAAGATTTGCGAATACCTCTCACGATTGAATTGCACGCTCTTTTACGGCGACAGTTTGTATAGGGATTTTCCTGAGCCGGAATTGCTCTCCCAGTGGACGGATAACCGCACCGATCGTGCCGGCGAAGACCAACAAACCCAAAGCTGGATCGACCAACTCAACGGCCGCACCGGCGTGGTGGCATGGATCGAGGGAGGTGAGCCGGGTCCGACCTTCGGATTTCGGTTCGACATCGACGGCCTGCCCATCGCCGAATCGACCGAAAAGACCCATCGGCCATTTTCGCAGGGGTTTCATGCCATCAACGGCAACATGCACGCCTGCGGCCACGACGGCCATATGGCCATGGGACTCGTTCTGGCCAGGCTGCTGGTTGAGCAAGCCCCCCAGCTACAAGGCAACTACTATCTTTTCTTCCAGCCGGCCGAAGAGGCCATTTTCGGCGGTAAAATTTTCTCTAAACTGCCTTTCGTGAAAAAGATCGATTACTTCTTTGCCATCCACATCGGCCTGATCCCTTCGCGGAATGTGATCTGCGGGCTATCGTTTCTGGCCGACAAGCGATACCAGGTGACGTTCCGCGGCCGAAGCGCCCATGCCGGCGCAGAGCCCGAGGCCGGCCGCAACGCCTTGCTGGCGGCTTGCGTCGCGGTCACCCAGCTCTATGCCCTTTCCCGCCACAGCCAAGGCGCATCGCGGATCAACGTCGGCGGGTTCAGCGCCGAGAATGCGGCCAACATCATCGCCGACAAAGCCCGATTCGAGCTGGATTTAAGGGGGGAGACCAACGCCATCTGCGACTACCTTGATCGCCGGGCCCGGGAGATGATCCGGGGCGCGGCGCAGATGCATGCCTTGAAGGCCGACATGACGTTTGTGGCCGACGCGGAAACCGCCGTCAACTCACCGGAGCTCATCCAGGAGGTAAAAAAAGCGTGCCTGGATATCGGCATCGAAGAAGAGGCGATCGTCGACCGCTTCCTCGTGTCGGGCAGTGAAGACGCCACCTTCATCATGAATGAAGTACTTCGCAACGGCGGATTGGCCACCTATATCGGTCTCTGTTCGCCGACATACGGTGGCCATCACAACGAGACGTTCGACTTCGACGAGGATCTCCTCACTCGGGGCGTGCGGCTCTTATATCAACTTGCCAACAATATGATGGACAAACCCGCATGA
- a CDS encoding oxidoreductase: MSLLFSPLKIGQLTLPNRFVCSATYEGMADASGRVSDAFIQRYVQLARGGVGLAITGHMFVQRSGRAMPFQTGIHQDDMIPGLKQLTSAVHAAGGRIVFQLSHAGRQTTKKMAGQRPLAPSAIGRDPVNFVKPEAMTDEEIDLTIESFASAAGRAVAAHADGIQLHCAHGYLINEFLSPYFNVRKDAWGGSDENRFRFLQEIVREVKSVLPDNFPVLVKINTNDHTPGQGITPDLTAKYAAWLRAMDIDAVEISCGTANYSFMNMCRGDVPTPELLGSLPWWKRPLGRRILAKMQGRYDLEEGYNRQAAKTIKPALGHTPLVLVGGLRTVAQMETLLEEGHADLIAMARPFIREPALVHKIKSGEIDRVACVSCNRCLAAVTAGLPIRCYQRRWPSKL, from the coding sequence ATGTCTCTGCTGTTCTCTCCCCTGAAAATCGGCCAGTTGACCCTCCCCAACCGGTTCGTCTGCTCGGCCACCTACGAGGGTATGGCCGACGCCTCCGGCCGGGTGAGCGACGCTTTCATCCAGCGCTATGTGCAGCTGGCCCGGGGTGGCGTGGGCCTGGCCATCACCGGCCACATGTTCGTTCAACGTTCCGGTCGCGCCATGCCGTTTCAGACCGGCATCCACCAGGACGATATGATCCCGGGCTTGAAACAACTGACATCCGCGGTTCATGCGGCCGGCGGCCGCATCGTCTTCCAGTTGTCCCACGCCGGTCGCCAGACCACGAAGAAAATGGCCGGGCAGCGGCCCCTGGCGCCGTCCGCCATCGGCAGGGACCCGGTCAACTTCGTCAAGCCAGAGGCCATGACCGATGAAGAAATCGACCTCACCATCGAGTCTTTCGCTTCTGCGGCCGGCAGAGCGGTGGCGGCCCATGCCGACGGCATCCAGCTTCACTGCGCCCACGGCTACCTGATCAACGAATTCCTGTCGCCCTATTTCAATGTTCGCAAAGACGCCTGGGGCGGCAGCGATGAAAACCGCTTCAGGTTCCTTCAGGAGATTGTCCGCGAGGTCAAATCGGTTCTGCCGGACAACTTTCCAGTGCTGGTGAAGATCAACACCAATGACCACACCCCCGGCCAAGGCATCACCCCCGACCTGACAGCCAAATATGCCGCCTGGTTGCGGGCCATGGACATCGACGCGGTGGAGATCAGCTGCGGCACGGCCAACTACTCCTTCATGAACATGTGCCGCGGAGATGTGCCCACACCCGAACTGCTCGGGAGCCTGCCCTGGTGGAAAAGGCCGTTGGGCCGCCGCATCCTCGCAAAGATGCAGGGCCGCTACGATCTTGAAGAGGGCTACAACCGCCAGGCCGCCAAAACCATTAAACCGGCCCTCGGGCATACGCCCCTGGTCCTGGTGGGCGGTCTGCGGACCGTCGCTCAGATGGAAACTTTGCTGGAAGAGGGCCATGCAGACCTGATCGCCATGGCACGCCCCTTCATCCGGGAGCCGGCGCTGGTGCACAAGATCAAGTCGGGCGAAATCGACAGGGTGGCCTGCGTCTCCTGCAACCGCTGCCTGGCCGCCGTGACGGCCGGACTGCCGATTCGCTGCTATCAGAGACGCTGGCCCAGCAAGCTTTAG
- a CDS encoding glycosyltransferase has translation MKTSSVIIAIAVAILAVSIWAVANRPEQEPPWPTRIQGFSFSPFQAGQSPLAAQYPSEAQIESDLALLQGKTHAVRTYSVEHVQAKIPELALKYRINVALGVWIGADLEKNEADIETMLRIANTNPNIVRIVIGNESILRADLPVETLIGYLDSARRKLGIPVSTAEPWHVWTKYPELADHVDYLAVHMLPYWEGVHIDAAVDYVVEKIDLLKEMFPKKPIVIAEVGWPSNGRTRQSAVASPANQATFLRRFLARASKEKYVYYVMEAFDQPWKKDTEGSVGAYWGVYDVNRQEKFPFTEPIVPIANWYILAGISVLIAAVTFAILLIDSQTLGNRGRGFLAVMVFAVASGAVWVVYDYTSQYLTVVTVLVGLVMICGMIGVIAVLLTEAHEWAEARWIIRWRRRLKPVAMDDDQLPMVSLHLPIYNEPPDMVIETLDSLATLDYPRFEVIVVDNNTKDPGVWEPVQAHCEQLGERFRFFHVDPLSGFKAGALNYALARTHADASIIAVIDSDYMVYPHWLRELVPQFQSLHIGIVQAPQDYRDSAWSGFKAMCYAEYRGFFFIGMVTRNERNAIIQHGTMTLIRRQALEEVGGWAPWCITEDAELGLRIFEEGYEAFYTPTSYGRGLIPDTFMDYKKQRHRWAYGAIQILRRHASHLLSDKMKRLTRGQRYHFIAGWLPWLADGANLLFNLAALCWAVAMIAAPLKVDPPLVIFSILPLALFAFKMAKSFYLYRTRVKATILQTLAAAIAGLALSHTVARAVLSGFFTKDKPFFRTPKMVGGSPLLKALSVCVEEFLLFLALVSAAGTIAYLQKMDTLDINLWVTVLVVQSIPYAATLFVALVSAFPARRSSNAGLKKSTASA, from the coding sequence ATGAAAACTTCAAGTGTCATCATTGCCATCGCCGTCGCCATATTGGCCGTGAGCATCTGGGCCGTGGCCAACCGTCCGGAGCAGGAGCCGCCCTGGCCCACCCGTATACAGGGGTTCTCCTTTTCACCGTTTCAGGCCGGCCAGAGTCCCCTGGCAGCCCAATATCCCTCGGAGGCCCAGATCGAAAGCGACCTGGCCCTGCTCCAGGGCAAGACCCACGCGGTGCGAACCTACAGCGTGGAACATGTTCAGGCCAAGATACCTGAACTCGCATTGAAATACAGAATCAATGTGGCCCTGGGCGTCTGGATCGGCGCGGACCTGGAAAAAAACGAGGCCGATATCGAGACCATGCTGCGCATCGCCAATACCAACCCCAACATCGTACGCATCGTCATCGGCAACGAGTCGATCCTGCGGGCGGATCTGCCCGTCGAGACGCTCATCGGATACCTGGACTCGGCCCGTAGAAAACTGGGCATCCCGGTCAGCACGGCCGAGCCGTGGCATGTCTGGACCAAATATCCGGAGCTGGCTGATCACGTGGATTATCTGGCTGTTCACATGCTGCCGTATTGGGAAGGGGTGCATATCGACGCGGCTGTGGATTATGTGGTCGAAAAGATTGACCTTCTAAAGGAAATGTTTCCCAAAAAGCCGATCGTGATCGCCGAGGTGGGGTGGCCGAGCAACGGCCGCACCCGGCAATCGGCCGTGGCGTCGCCGGCCAACCAGGCCACTTTCCTGCGCCGCTTCCTGGCGCGCGCCAGCAAGGAAAAATATGTCTACTATGTGATGGAGGCCTTTGATCAGCCGTGGAAAAAGGATACCGAAGGCTCGGTGGGGGCCTACTGGGGGGTTTACGATGTCAACCGCCAGGAAAAGTTTCCCTTCACCGAACCCATCGTCCCCATCGCAAACTGGTACATATTGGCCGGTATCTCGGTGTTGATCGCCGCCGTGACCTTCGCCATCCTGTTGATCGACAGTCAGACGCTGGGTAACCGGGGACGCGGTTTTCTGGCCGTGATGGTGTTCGCCGTGGCTTCTGGAGCGGTGTGGGTGGTCTACGATTACACCTCTCAATATTTGACGGTGGTCACCGTCCTGGTGGGTTTGGTGATGATTTGCGGCATGATCGGCGTGATCGCCGTGCTGCTCACCGAGGCCCACGAATGGGCCGAGGCGCGTTGGATCATCCGCTGGCGGCGCAGGTTGAAGCCCGTGGCCATGGACGATGACCAGTTGCCCATGGTGTCGCTTCACCTGCCCATTTATAACGAGCCGCCCGACATGGTGATCGAGACTCTCGACAGCCTGGCGACACTCGACTATCCCCGCTTCGAGGTGATCGTGGTGGATAACAACACCAAGGATCCCGGCGTCTGGGAACCGGTCCAGGCCCATTGCGAGCAGCTCGGGGAGCGGTTCCGTTTTTTCCATGTCGATCCGCTCTCGGGCTTTAAGGCCGGCGCCCTGAACTACGCCCTGGCCCGCACCCACGCCGACGCCTCCATCATCGCCGTGATCGACAGCGACTATATGGTCTATCCGCATTGGCTCAGGGAACTGGTGCCCCAGTTCCAATCCCTGCATATCGGTATCGTCCAGGCACCCCAGGATTACCGGGATTCGGCCTGGAGCGGATTCAAGGCCATGTGCTATGCCGAATACCGGGGCTTTTTCTTCATCGGCATGGTGACGCGCAACGAACGCAACGCCATCATCCAGCACGGCACCATGACCCTGATTCGGCGTCAGGCCCTGGAGGAGGTGGGTGGATGGGCGCCCTGGTGCATCACCGAAGATGCGGAACTGGGATTGCGAATTTTCGAGGAGGGTTACGAGGCTTTCTATACGCCCACCTCTTATGGGAGAGGCCTCATTCCGGATACCTTCATGGATTACAAAAAGCAGCGCCACCGGTGGGCCTACGGCGCCATCCAGATTTTGCGCCGGCACGCGTCGCATCTGCTCTCCGACAAGATGAAACGATTGACCCGCGGCCAGCGATACCACTTTATCGCCGGGTGGCTTCCCTGGCTGGCCGATGGCGCCAATCTGCTGTTCAACCTGGCTGCTTTGTGCTGGGCCGTGGCCATGATCGCGGCGCCCCTGAAAGTCGACCCCCCGCTGGTCATCTTTTCGATCCTGCCGCTGGCCCTGTTCGCTTTTAAAATGGCCAAATCGTTTTATCTCTACCGTACGCGGGTCAAGGCCACCATCCTGCAGACCCTGGCCGCAGCCATCGCCGGACTTGCCCTCTCTCACACCGTGGCCCGGGCGGTGCTTTCCGGATTTTTCACCAAAGACAAGCCGTTCTTCCGCACCCCCAAAATGGTGGGCGGATCCCCCCTGCTTAAAGCGCTGTCGGTCTGCGTGGAAGAGTTCCTGCTCTTCCTGGCACTGGTCAGCGCCGCCGGCACCATCGCCTATCTGCAGAAAATGGACACCCTGGACATCAATCTGTGGGTCACCGTACTGGTCGTTCAATCCATTCCCTACGCCGCCACCCTCTTCGTTGCTTTGGTCAGCGCCTTTCCGGCCAGACGTTCGAGCAACGCCGGTTTAAAAAAGAGCACGGCATCCGCCTAA
- a CDS encoding glycoside hydrolase family 2 TIM barrel-domain containing protein, whose translation MTARAPDQKTEHPGIERPRSVAAVQESVQDLIEGSVQGSVRGSIRVTIQRRDEGFTLYRGGEPYYIKGIGGSRFLEGAAAAGANSVRTWDAGDADEVLERAHTLGMTVMLGIWLSHDPADYEDPSYRQMKIDQVQDLAQRHRNHPALLMWALGNEINLEGADTESAWRFVDDLARLIRQHDDAHPVVSVIACNPDTLENIAIFAPALDAVGINAYGTLADIRAMVDSSPYTGPYMITEWGVKGHWEAQHTAWGRPLEPTSAWKADFQLAGYERDILANRDRCIGAYVFLWGQKQERTPTWYSMILEELPGIAQAGLFSPAVDAMHYNWTGSWPANRAPEVLDMLINGIPAEQGVVVAPGEALSSWVNARDPEADRLTYVWELLEEPSVLGSGGSFEPRPASLARITQDQSPELNLSAPLSAGEYRLFVYVLDNNGHAATANIPFQVRPFSEQEASVASSQPNPG comes from the coding sequence GTGACCGCCCGGGCGCCGGATCAGAAGACGGAACACCCGGGGATCGAAAGACCAAGGTCGGTTGCCGCGGTTCAAGAATCGGTCCAGGATCTGATCGAAGGTTCGGTCCAGGGTTCAGTCCGGGGTTCGATCCGGGTCACAATCCAGCGTCGGGATGAGGGGTTCACTCTCTATCGCGGCGGCGAACCCTACTACATCAAAGGCATCGGCGGCAGCCGCTTCCTGGAAGGTGCCGCGGCCGCGGGGGCCAATTCGGTGCGCACCTGGGACGCCGGCGATGCGGACGAAGTGCTGGAACGCGCCCACACACTGGGTATGACCGTCATGCTCGGCATCTGGCTCTCCCACGACCCGGCGGACTACGAAGACCCCTCCTATCGCCAGATGAAAATCGACCAGGTGCAAGACCTGGCGCAACGCCATCGCAACCATCCGGCGCTGCTCATGTGGGCTTTGGGCAACGAGATCAACCTCGAGGGCGCCGACACCGAGTCGGCCTGGCGATTCGTCGATGACCTGGCCCGCCTCATCCGGCAGCACGACGATGCCCATCCGGTGGTTTCGGTCATCGCCTGCAATCCGGACACCCTGGAAAACATCGCCATTTTCGCACCGGCCCTGGATGCCGTGGGCATCAATGCCTACGGAACCCTGGCCGACATCCGGGCCATGGTGGACAGCTCCCCTTACACGGGGCCCTACATGATCACCGAATGGGGCGTCAAAGGCCACTGGGAGGCCCAGCACACCGCCTGGGGCCGACCCCTTGAGCCCACCAGCGCGTGGAAGGCCGATTTCCAGCTGGCCGGCTACGAACGCGACATCCTGGCCAACCGGGACCGGTGCATCGGCGCCTACGTCTTTCTCTGGGGCCAAAAACAGGAACGCACCCCCACCTGGTACAGCATGATCCTGGAAGAGCTGCCCGGCATCGCCCAGGCCGGCCTGTTCAGCCCCGCGGTCGACGCCATGCACTACAACTGGACCGGCTCCTGGCCGGCCAACCGCGCTCCCGAGGTGCTCGACATGCTGATCAACGGCATTCCGGCCGAACAGGGCGTCGTCGTTGCCCCCGGAGAAGCGTTGAGCTCATGGGTCAACGCCCGCGATCCCGAAGCCGATCGCCTGACCTATGTGTGGGAGCTGCTCGAAGAGCCCTCGGTGTTGGGCAGCGGCGGCTCGTTTGAACCCCGGCCGGCCAGCCTGGCCCGCATCACCCAGGACCAGTCGCCGGAGCTCAACCTCTCGGCGCCCCTGTCGGCCGGCGAATATCGCCTCTTCGTCTACGTCCTGGACAACAACGGCCACGCGGCCACGGCCAACATCCCTTTCCAGGTGCGCCCCTTCTCCGAACAGGAAGCCAGCGTGGCCTCGTCCCAGCCGAACCCCGGATAA
- a CDS encoding OmpA family protein, producing MKKQTVNAGRWVSLFLCALLFTACGGAPLKVEPVERTGNPSEMIAQLGQELQDARGEQVDVLSPTWFTRAAASHNAARQGLDKGSELSGILNHIAQGRAELQQARVVALRSRDQLAEAIESRRAAQAVNAQQFENAYAKAESDFLKLTRAMDDNDFQYARDRQKGVSDQFRELELQAIRQAALGDVQQMLARAKEMDVDDIAPHSFRDAQEAFAQADTHIAQNRYDQQGIQQKAADARFMAERAMVIADASRRLDEMPPEAAALWIESLLSGVNTKLKLTDHRNAAFEDQQTGILAAIGALQSEFASASNSVDEKNQLIRRLGDRLGELEGTSQRVKYDKERLAEEKRFNEQFVTVQGYFTPDEAEVYKQLNQLVIRLKGMQFPVGQAVILPANYDLLSKVQKAIVTFGQPDVIVEGHTDSTGSKQSNQILSEERAESVRQYLVANGTLPARKIMAIGYGFSKPIAPNETAEGRAQNRRIDVIISPRMATQK from the coding sequence ATGAAAAAACAAACCGTTAACGCCGGCAGGTGGGTTTCCCTTTTTCTCTGCGCACTGCTTTTCACCGCTTGCGGCGGCGCGCCGTTGAAAGTCGAACCGGTCGAACGCACCGGCAACCCCAGCGAAATGATCGCCCAATTGGGCCAAGAGCTGCAGGACGCCAGGGGTGAGCAGGTGGATGTGCTGTCTCCCACATGGTTTACACGGGCCGCCGCCTCCCATAACGCCGCCCGCCAGGGCCTCGACAAGGGTTCGGAATTAAGCGGTATCCTGAATCATATCGCCCAGGGGCGGGCCGAGCTGCAACAGGCACGGGTGGTGGCCCTGCGGTCGCGCGATCAACTGGCCGAGGCCATAGAAAGCCGCCGGGCAGCCCAAGCGGTCAATGCCCAACAGTTCGAAAACGCATATGCCAAGGCGGAGAGCGACTTTTTAAAACTGACGCGAGCCATGGACGACAACGATTTTCAGTATGCACGCGATCGCCAGAAAGGGGTCAGCGACCAATTCCGTGAGCTGGAGTTGCAGGCCATTCGCCAGGCGGCGCTCGGCGACGTGCAGCAGATGCTGGCCAGGGCCAAGGAGATGGATGTCGACGACATCGCGCCTCACTCTTTTAGAGACGCTCAAGAGGCATTCGCCCAGGCGGATACCCATATTGCCCAGAACCGGTATGATCAGCAGGGGATCCAGCAGAAGGCGGCCGACGCGCGCTTCATGGCCGAAAGAGCGATGGTCATCGCTGATGCGAGCCGTCGGCTGGATGAGATGCCCCCCGAAGCGGCCGCCTTGTGGATCGAATCGTTGTTGTCCGGCGTCAACACCAAGCTGAAGCTGACCGATCACCGCAACGCGGCCTTCGAAGATCAGCAGACCGGTATCCTCGCCGCGATCGGTGCCCTCCAGAGCGAGTTTGCGTCGGCCTCCAACAGTGTCGATGAGAAAAACCAGTTGATCCGGCGGCTCGGCGACCGGTTGGGGGAATTGGAAGGCACCTCCCAGAGGGTGAAATACGACAAGGAGCGACTGGCCGAGGAGAAACGCTTCAACGAGCAATTCGTCACTGTGCAGGGCTATTTCACACCCGATGAGGCCGAGGTTTACAAGCAGCTGAACCAACTGGTGATTCGGCTCAAGGGCATGCAGTTCCCGGTGGGACAGGCCGTGATTCTACCGGCCAACTACGATCTGTTGAGCAAGGTGCAGAAGGCGATCGTCACTTTCGGGCAGCCCGATGTGATCGTCGAGGGACACACCGACAGTACTGGATCCAAGCAGAGCAATCAGATTCTGTCCGAAGAGCGTGCCGAGTCGGTGCGCCAATATCTGGTAGCCAACGGCACGTTGCCGGCCAGAAAAATAATGGCCATCGGCTACGGTTTTTCAAAGCCGATCGCGCCCAATGAAACCGCGGAAGGCCGGGCCCAGAACCGACGCATCGACGTGATCATCAGCCCGAGGATGGCGACCCAGAAATAG
- the nadB gene encoding L-aspartate oxidase gives MTDIKTDVLVIGSGVAGLMFALKVAEQGTVALVTKKAAMDSNTNLAQGGIATVFGATDSFDLHIQDTLNSGDGLCNPDVVEMVVKAGPERINELIGLGVHFNLRPEAGPAEDAGTAFDLGREGGHSKNRIVHAHDMTGKEVEQVLVDLVRNHPNIQLYEDHVAIDLITHSARIKRGLVTTTHEDFCCGAYVLERETQRVKTFAAHITLLATGGTGKVYLYTSNPDIATGDGIAMAYRAGATVANLEFVQFHPTCLFHPDAKNFLISEAVRGEGGILIDSAGRAFMADYDPQKDLACRDVVARAIDTELKKSGDHSVFLDITHKPADMVRERFPNIYAKCLSLGIDMTRDPIPVVPAAHYMCGGVVTDIFGRTDILNLYAVGETACTGLHGANRLASNSLLEALVYADAAAKEVIRQLQTNHFSPLPEPPAWDDVGTSNSDEMIVITHNWDEIRRLMWNYVGIVRSDKRLERARRRIDIIQSEIQDYYWHFKVVPDLIELRNIATVAELIIKCATHRKESRGLHYNIEYPRRDDRRWQKDTILRRQVVN, from the coding sequence ATGACCGATATTAAAACCGATGTCCTGGTAATCGGCAGCGGTGTGGCCGGATTGATGTTTGCCCTCAAGGTGGCCGAGCAAGGCACGGTGGCCCTGGTGACCAAGAAGGCGGCCATGGACAGCAACACCAACCTGGCCCAGGGCGGTATCGCCACCGTTTTCGGTGCGACGGACAGTTTCGACCTGCATATCCAGGACACGCTGAATTCCGGAGATGGGCTATGCAATCCGGATGTGGTGGAAATGGTCGTCAAGGCCGGGCCCGAAAGGATCAACGAATTGATCGGGTTGGGCGTGCATTTCAATTTGAGACCCGAAGCCGGCCCAGCCGAGGATGCCGGTACGGCTTTCGATCTGGGCCGCGAAGGCGGGCACAGCAAGAATCGCATCGTGCACGCCCACGACATGACCGGTAAAGAGGTCGAGCAGGTGTTGGTGGATCTGGTTCGCAACCACCCCAACATCCAACTCTATGAGGATCACGTCGCCATCGACCTGATCACCCACTCGGCCCGCATCAAACGCGGCCTGGTGACGACCACCCATGAAGATTTCTGCTGCGGTGCCTATGTGCTCGAACGGGAAACCCAGCGGGTGAAAACCTTTGCGGCCCATATCACCCTGTTGGCCACCGGCGGCACCGGCAAGGTCTACCTCTACACCAGCAACCCGGACATCGCCACCGGAGACGGCATCGCCATGGCCTACCGGGCCGGCGCCACTGTCGCCAATCTGGAATTCGTTCAGTTTCATCCCACTTGCCTGTTTCATCCGGATGCCAAGAACTTCCTGATTTCCGAGGCGGTGCGCGGGGAGGGCGGTATTCTCATCGATTCGGCGGGGCGCGCCTTCATGGCCGACTACGATCCCCAGAAGGATCTGGCCTGCCGCGACGTGGTGGCCCGGGCCATCGATACCGAATTGAAAAAGAGCGGCGACCATTCGGTATTTCTGGATATCACGCACAAGCCGGCGGACATGGTCCGCGAGCGGTTTCCCAATATCTACGCCAAGTGCCTGAGCCTGGGGATCGACATGACCCGCGACCCCATCCCGGTGGTGCCGGCCGCTCACTACATGTGCGGCGGGGTGGTGACCGACATTTTCGGCCGCACCGATATCCTCAACCTCTATGCCGTCGGGGAGACCGCCTGCACTGGGTTGCACGGCGCCAACCGCCTGGCCAGCAACTCCCTGCTCGAAGCCCTGGTATATGCCGATGCCGCCGCCAAGGAGGTGATTCGCCAGTTGCAGACCAACCATTTCAGTCCGCTGCCCGAACCACCGGCCTGGGACGACGTGGGAACCAGCAACAGCGACGAGATGATCGTGATCACCCACAATTGGGACGAGATCCGGCGGTTGATGTGGAACTACGTGGGGATCGTGCGATCGGACAAGCGGCTCGAGCGGGCCCGCCGTCGTATCGACATCATTCAGAGCGAAATTCAGGACTACTACTGGCACTTCAAGGTGGTGCCCGATCTGATCGAACTGCGCAACATCGCCACGGTGGCCGAATTGATCATCAAATGCGCCACTCACCGCAAGGAGAGCCGCGGCCTGCACTACAATATTGAGTATCCTCGCCGTGACGACCGACGGTGGCAAAAGGACACCATATTGAGGCGGCAGGTGGTGAATTAG
- a CDS encoding TIGR04211 family SH3 domain-containing protein — translation MNRSMTAGLCVLLCTLLSVSLVFADNRYVSEEFEITLRTGPATDRKIIALVPTGSLVELLDEGDEWSQIRLANGKEGWVQNRFLTATPPAALRLERLQRKHDEAIAQNKALEQKIADLSSGNRSVGDELKQTRDELNKVQNAYDALKRESAEFLKFKATYEKNVKELQEARAKAEKFESEFNKLANNKIYEGLLYGGGLVFLGMIVGFILKKPKRRTGLL, via the coding sequence ATGAATCGATCGATGACAGCAGGCCTTTGCGTCCTGCTCTGCACCTTGCTGAGTGTCTCTCTGGTTTTTGCAGATAACCGATATGTGTCCGAGGAGTTTGAAATTACCCTGCGTACAGGACCGGCCACGGATCGCAAGATCATTGCCCTGGTGCCCACCGGTTCGCTCGTGGAGCTGCTGGATGAGGGCGATGAATGGTCCCAGATCCGGTTGGCCAATGGCAAAGAGGGTTGGGTGCAGAACCGCTTTCTGACAGCGACACCTCCCGCCGCACTCCGATTGGAACGCCTGCAGCGCAAACATGACGAAGCGATCGCCCAGAACAAAGCGCTCGAACAGAAGATTGCCGATTTGAGTTCCGGAAACCGCTCGGTCGGAGATGAGCTCAAACAGACCCGGGACGAACTGAACAAGGTGCAGAATGCCTACGATGCATTGAAGCGTGAATCGGCCGAATTTCTCAAATTCAAAGCCACCTATGAAAAAAACGTGAAGGAGCTTCAGGAGGCGCGCGCCAAAGCCGAAAAATTTGAGAGCGAATTCAACAAATTGGCCAACAACAAGATTTATGAGGGGCTGCTTTATGGCGGTGGTTTGGTGTTTTTGGGGATGATCGTGGGATTCATTTTGAAAAAACCCAAACGCCGGACGGGGTTGTTGTAG
- a CDS encoding DUF1178 family protein: MIAYDLQCSNGHRFEGWFEDAKTFEKQNKQALIACPMCNDTAITRLPSTFAIKGIKNPQPTTFKSKTPAEAEIIMRAISDYVEQNFDNVGTDFAKEALKIHYGVTEPRNIRGVSTSQEEETLRQEGVQFFKFPAGEEKPAPPSSSESESD, translated from the coding sequence ATGATCGCCTACGATTTGCAATGTTCAAACGGCCATCGTTTCGAAGGCTGGTTTGAAGATGCCAAGACCTTTGAAAAACAGAACAAACAGGCCTTGATCGCTTGCCCGATGTGTAACGATACGGCCATCACCCGCCTGCCGTCGACCTTCGCCATCAAAGGCATCAAAAACCCGCAACCGACGACCTTCAAATCCAAAACGCCGGCCGAGGCCGAGATCATCATGCGCGCCATTTCCGATTATGTGGAACAAAACTTCGACAATGTGGGCACCGATTTCGCGAAGGAGGCGCTCAAGATCCACTATGGCGTCACCGAGCCACGCAACATCCGCGGCGTGAGCACCAGTCAGGAGGAGGAAACATTGCGCCAGGAAGGTGTCCAGTTCTTTAAGTTCCCGGCCGGCGAAGAAAAACCTGCACCCCCGTCCTCTTCCGAATCAGAATCCGATTGA